TAACTAATAAAATAACCtattctgtaattttttttttctccgttcctttttgtttgtttgttttttttttcttttaaatgttaCAAAGAGCGAAAACACAAAGTTATTAACAATTTAATATTGCTTTATATTGTATAATATGAAAGTTTCCGCTAAGAAGAAAATTGAACTAGTGTTTCATGGACTTGCCTTAAATGTTAGAGAAGGTTCATGAAAGACAAGTTCATTGAACACTAACAATCGTGGGTGGAGGGAAGGGAGGGGCAGGTTGGCAGTGGATAAAAAATTTCatacttatattttatttttaatttttaatttggctcatataaaaattgtaaaaaatattgtttgaccctgcataaattttgaaaatattatttgacCCTAAAAAAAAGTCAGGTCCACCCTTACTTACAATGTTTATGTTCGTGAATCTATCCTAATCTTCacagtagattcatgaaatactaatTAAGTATGTTAAGTTTATGTCAAAAGTCGTGACAAAGACAAGTTAATTGAACACTAATAATGTTTTTTGTTCATGAATCTaatctaatttttgaaatagattcatgaaatacaagCATTATTTTTAAACTTATGTTAAGAGGTCAACAtaagttttttatatttatattattattttaaggTATTTTTTAACCTGAGATGATACGGTTTGACGAGAAATAAATAATAGGCCGGTATGGCGCATTGATGAGCAAATGGTACATTGCCATATCGACAGCAACGTGATACGTTTTGCCAACAAGGCAAGAGAAggttagaaaaggaaaaaggacacGAACAGAAAAGCGTCCGTTCCTGCCTCGTTGGCCGAGTCAGGTCGAAAACTAAGCAAACAAAGGACGGGGACGACTTTTTCTCCTCCTGGACCTTCATCATGGCCTCCTCCACCTTATCCCTTGCGCGCGAcaggaaagaaattaaaagaaaaggcaaCCAAAGTCAAGTCCAGGGGCGATTTTGTAATCGTTAAGCGTTATCGTAAATATTTGTCTCGCAAAGATTATCCCGGGAAAACCGCTGCTagtttagaaaagaaaagcatcCTATCGCAAGTCAACGGAACAGGATGTTAACAGagaaatttagaaaaagaaggcacaaatttatggaaaacaaatccggagacagaaaaagaacaagGCTGTAGCTTCCCAATTTTGTGGGGAGCAGCCAGCGAGGGAGGCCACCGCAATAAACAAAGTACAGTGACCGGAGACAGGGCTGCCATTGGCTGGCCGACCCGCCACCGGTCCGTTGATTCTCGAAAACCACGTCCCGGCCTCCGCCCCTTTCCCACATGGGCCTCTCCGCCTTCCAGTTCCGCCTATTAATACGAGGGGGGGTCCCCGGTTTCCCGACTCCGCCCACTAACGGTTCCGCCAACCCCCGTTCCGTCactcccttcccttcttcccccgCTACTGCTTCTGCCCGGACACTGAGATCGCCCATGGCTAGTGGCAATTCGAACGGCAAGAGGGCTCGCATTTTCTCCGAGCACCACCTGCGACATGTCGAGTCCATGTCGGTATTGCCGTCCGGCGCCGGCACGATCTCCCGCCTCAACGCGGTCATCCTCGGCGAGTCGCTCGCCTCCGAGGAGGATGACCTTGTCTTCCCTAGCCCCGATTTTACCAAGCAGGCACTCGTCTCGTCCCCCGAGCAGGTAATCCGGCTGACTTCCACGTTTTACGCCGCTCTCACTCTTTTCCGTCTGTGTTTTTCTGCTCTTCCCGGCAAATTACGTTCGTGAATCACTCCTTTACTCTTTTCTCGTTTATGTTCCGGGGGTTTAGTACATGAGAATGTACGCGAGGTCGATCGAGGACCCTTCTGGCTTCTGGTCGGAGATGGCGTCGGAGTTCTACTGGAAAGAAAGGTGGGGGATGGAGGTGTTCTCGGAGAATTTGGATGTGCGGAAAGGCAGAGTGAGCATCGAGGTAAAGTCAAATCAGCCTTGCTCTGCTTGTTCATACTTCATTACTTTTCGCTGGATGAGATCTAGTCTcatgctcttttcttttcttgtatagTATCGCCTTTCTTGTCCTGCTTTCGCTCATGGTCTAAATTTCTTAAAGTGTTTCAGAGATTCATGGTTTAACGGAAGTTTGATTTTGGTTCGTGACCATAAAGGAAAGATGGCACTCAATTTATTCCTTAATGACTGATGACGCTCAATTTATAACCATgtcccctcttcctcttttagAGTAGGAATGccaaaaaaaggaagacattttttCAATGAACTACCGATCATCTATTTCTACTGCAGACATCAAACTGAACCATGTATCCAGATAAGGATGAGCCAGGATTGTGAGAGATTGTCTGTTTCCATTGTAGATTTTCATTTGAACCATGTGTCAGCTACGAGTGAGTCAAATTTGTTATGTTTTCCCGGAAGTGCAATACATGCATCTTGGCATTCATTGTTTTAGTTGAAGTTTATTGGAAGAGTTTATCTTATTTTCTGAACAAATATCTTGAAATGAGAAGTTAAGCAAAGCTTTCTCATAAGATGAAAGTATATGCTGAGCTGGAGGTTAGCAAAACGGCTaaggggaaaacaaaaaatgtcatATCACTCATTAGTCCATACGGGGTTCTGTTTGATGGCACCTGAAACGTCTTTCCACTATACAATGGCACAATTTGATTCTTCATTAACTGATGACTCTGAATTTATACCTAGGTTCCCTCTCCCTTTAATAGAGTGAAAGGCCAAACAAGAGAGTCAATTTTGAATGAACTAGCAGATCTTCTATTTCTACTGCAGATTTCCTACTGAACCATGTGTCTAGATATGGAAGTGCTAAAATTTCATGAGATTGCTCGTTTCTATGATATAGGTCTTCATTTGAGCCATGTGTGATCTGTGAGTGAGCCGAAACTGACATGCTTTTGCACAAATGCACTTATGCATCTTGCCTGCTTTTTCATGATTCATGAAGAAACATATATGGAAATCAAATTATTTACTACAAAATTGTTGCACCACTTTGGGCTATATTTGAGGACTTAAACGTAAGTTTGTAAGGCAAGACATTTTAATCGCTCAATATCAACTGAAAGATAACAAAATTGCTTTGGCATCTCTCCAACAGTGGTTCAAAGGAGGTAAGACAAACATATGCTACAATGCTCTGGATCGGCAGATTGAATCTGGAAACGGTGACAAAATTGCATTATACTGGGAAGGCAATGAACCTGGTGAAGATGGGAAAATGACATACAATGAACTACTGCAGAACGTTTGCCAGGTAGATTGGTCTGCTATTCATCTGCAACAGAGTTTTTTAACTAGATAACACTTGCCTTCTGTGTGTTTTTCTTTGTAACTAAGACCAGCACATGGTTCACCTAATGTTTTGTACACTGCACTAGTTTTTGTCTCGACTGGTCTGATGTGCTTTTGTTTCTTGTGTCAACAGTTGTCAAACTTCTTGAAAGATGTTGGAGTTCAAAAGGGAGATGCAGTTGTAATTTATTTGCCTATGCTTATGGAGCTTCCAGCAGCAATGCTTGCATGTGCTCGAATTGGAGCTGTTCACTCTGTATGTgccaaattatttttcttgtctACTTTGATATTTAATCATCTTATCCTTCTACCTTGCACCATGGACCTGCCTGTCAGCTTGGTCTGCTAAGTTAACAGACAAGGTCTTGCCATATGTGCAACAACTTGGAAAATTGAGCATCAGATGGTAGGACCAGAGGTCAGATCTATTTCGCAATTAGAAAGATGAGACTTTCCAAAGGATTAAGATTGTGATGTTGGATTTCCTCATGGCTTGCTGGATCTGCatcttgattttttaatttacatgagAGGTTCCGTAATCAATCTTGAGCATAAATGATTCAAGCTTTGTTGGGTTCAAATCCAGGTCCACTGAATCTGTTCACATTCACCTTTACATTATAAGAAGTAGCCATTGCACTTGTTTACGATTTGAATTAGATAAGAAATCTTATAACCCATCTCTGGATATCTAACAAATACACTGACACATAGAGGGATGATGTTTATACTTGACTTTTTTAAGGAATTTAAGCTGGCAACTGTTGGTTTTCTGTAGGTTGTATTTGCTGGATTTTCTGCAGAATCTCTTGCCCAAAGGATAATCGACTGCAAACCTAAAGTTGTGATAACCTGTAATGCTGTACGGCGTGGCCCTAAAACTATATATTTGAAAGATATAGTAGATTCTGCTCTTGCTGAATCAACAAAAAGTGGTGCATCCATAGGTAGGTCAACTGCATAATTCAGCATTTGATGGTCTGATCATTTTGGAAGCAGTTATGGTAAAAGTTCCCTGCTGGTCTTGCTCATCTTTCATCTGCTCTCTAAATTCAaatctcctttttcattttgtttgtgaacTCAAGTAAGATATGCTTTTACAGTCAGTTTGTGTTTCTATTGGCATAGTATTTTGAATGTCAATCAGCACTTAATGCAACTGCAGTTACCATTCTTGTTTAgggcttttttttcttcctctcctcctttcaGCCTTTTCAATGTATGGATCAATTTTTTCATTGCCTCACCAATTGATGAACCGAACCTTTGAGGAAAATTCTATGCAAAAGTCTTTTCAACTTTGAACTCTAAATCATCCAAAATTCTTTTgtctgatttttcttctttttttttgtttctcttattttttttattcccttTGTTCAGTTTCTCAGTTGATATGTAGGAAGAAAGTTATAGGTGGAGAAATCATGACTGAACTAGTAATCTGATGAACTTTTGATTGGACAAGTGTGATTATAGTTTGCAACTTTGCATCTTCTGGTgaccatttttttgttgtttcattattttttgtcaGTTTATGTGTTAAAATTAAGAGTTAACTAATTTGATGTTCATTGCTAGATGTTTGCTTGGTATATGAGAATAAATCTGCATTGAAGAGAGAAGCAACCAAATGGCAAGAGGAAAGAGATATGTGGTGGCAGGTTATTCAAGTTCAAAtactccctccctctccctctctctctccctttccagCTAGCGGGCTGTTTATGTGGAGTTAAAAGTGTGAATGAGTTCAGACGGTCAATTAAGTGTGTGCCTTTTCATTTGTAATCCCCTATAAATTTCtaaatcaaaaatttcaaaagctcCGCAACTTCTAGTCACTAGTTCAACATTCTGGAAACAATTTGAGGGATTCTtttaaagtagaaaaaaaaaagaacctgtACTTGAGAAGAGACATAAAACTTCATGTGCTCACATGATGTAGGATGGTATCAAGTGTGTCATGGGCCACTAAGTGCCAAATATCTATATGGAAATAACTTCCTTAAAGTGAGCAGGGTGTCCTATTCTGTATATGTTTATATGCCTTCAGGCATACACCTAGTTTAGGATGGCTAACGGCCAAATGGGCAGGTAAGGGCCCATCAATTAGGCTCTTACTCTCTAGATATGGCCAGATACACACATACGCGCAGGTGTTTGAGTGCATGTTGCTTGGCCGTACATCACATTGGCATGGCACatactaagtcacatggacGCTGCAAAAAGACTGTcgcacccgtgtcgacacgaCTCAGGTGCGGGTGCGTCTCGGATTCGCACCCGACTCGAGTCAACAAGAGTCGGGTGTGGCTGACCGCACCCGATCATTTTCGTCCATTTTGGACACGCACCCGACTTGCGTTTGAttcgagtcgggtgcggtcaaaccaCGTCAAGCctgtttttgtccttttttgatattttttatttaaaaaattttaacgttTAAAAGAGagtttagcatttttttttccatttttatgttCTGTCctgattttgttgtttgttgtttacttgtttaatgtttatactttgtaagcatgttaatgcttaatgtgttacattcatatacacaatacattataCCTTATAAGTTAGAAGTATCTAATacataatattcatatataatttatccataaagtgtgtagtgtagagtgtatagactatagtgtatactctaaatttcttaattcttatatgtgtatgtgtgtatatatatatatatattataataaattaataataacaatctatatatattataataataaattaataataacaaataaatattttcgtCACAccaccgcacctaaatttttggggatgtgccgcaccagcacccgcacctaCATCCGCACctcgcacctatgtgacataagGCACATAACACTTTCGGAAAACTTAGCTGCAGGGATGCAGCTATATgtttgtgtatatgtgtgtgcacatgTGCAAGTACATTCATGCATGTTTATGACAGGACTTGGTCGATAAGCAATACACCCTGAAGATATTTATAATTAAAAGACTTTGAAGAGAAGATGCTAATGCAATTAAACAAATTGAATGAATTGTAAATAATGCCTGTTTAAGAAAGACATAATCAGACTTGGTCACAATTAAAGTTGGGAAAAGGGCATAGAGTGTGTTGATCACACTGGACAGAATTTCACTGTCTCCAAGACTGCATCCATGTCTGCATCTGTATCCTAAAACATCAACTCTGGTGTCATTGCCAAAACAGGTTTGCCTGTTAGGCTTGCCTGTGTCACATAGTTAAAAGTAACCTCTCCCAGTCCACGGGTTCATGTTGAATTTTGAAGCCAGGGTTATGTCAGCTTAGAGAGGAatgtttcaaaatattttcccaTGTCTGAGCCTTTGGCTACTCTAGGTTATGTGACCTCTAAGCCTATAGCAATCTTACTTCATATTGTTCTCAGGATTTTATTAGCAACATTTTCCTTGGGTATTAATTAGAAAATTTGTATTTCTTGAGAAAGTCCCAGGAAAATCAtgggaattcaaaaaatttaaaatgtaaaaaataacaaaagttaTTAGAATTCAGGTTTTCTATTAGTTTTCTTTAAAAgcaatgaaaagtgaaaacaatgaaaaaatacaaTTTAGCTATTAAAATGTTAGAGGAAACTCAAAAAGAATATCTTTTTTTGGTAGAATGTCAAAATATCGTGATAATGATGTGATAATTTCATTTTAGAGATGCTTTCAAAATATTgtattttcctcatttttcttttgtttgatgttattttcctatttttaatACTATATGTTGAAAAAGACAGTGAAATTTGTCACAATGCTTCAAAGATAAGTGATTGCATGCTTTATGGTCCACCGTCCACCAACCGCCAATAGATGCAATATCAAGTGCGCCACCACTCTTGCCTCTTTATTTGACACCTATGGTTAAATATTTGGATTTTCTTTGCATCACATTTGGTGCTCTCCCTTTATAGTCTTTTATCCACCAAAGTGTGGAACAAGCTACTATACTGTCAcatcacatgggtgtggggtgTGGGTGCTGGTGCCAGTGTGAGATGCGgtaagttccaaaaaaaaaaagggtgcaGGTGCGGCgatagcatatatatatatatatatatatatatatatatatatatatatatatatatatatatgttatttgttatataagtaattttatttgtctatatttttaaacttttttttcttcaaggtTACCTTGAATCGATATGTCAATGAAAACTCggccaaaacattttttgacactgcACCCGCACCTGCATCGGTGggggtgcgccaccatagttggcACACTGTGACTTAGCTACTGTATGCTTCTTGATAATGAAAGGCCTATATGTAAAGGACGAGTCCTTTGGCTTGcaaagtttttattttgtgttctcttttttcttttcttcactttATTCTTTATAATTGAATTCCAAAATATCTAGTTGCTgtactcttgatattttgttgAGAAAACTCTTTAAAATGGCTGTCCTTCAGGATACGATCCCACAGTACTCAACTGAATGTGCTGTCGAGTGGGTTGATGCAGAAGATCCACTCTTTCTGTTATATACCAGTGGAAGCACTGGAAAGCCAAAGGTGAACCCTGTCCTTCCAAACGTCAGTTGTTCCTTTTTGGTTCTGCAGTTATATGCTAATTCTTTTGTTCCTATTGAAGGGTGTTCTACATACAACTGGAGGGTATATGATATATACAGCAGCAACATTTAAGTATGCATTTGACTACAAGCCAACAGATATATACTGGTAAGTCAGCAATAACTTGTGTATACATCCATGTGCATTTACTATCCTAGATTCTTAGCATCTTTGCTCAACAGCCATAATCATGAAAATAGATTATTCTgcagaaatatttttccttgtGCAAGTTAATGCCTCATATAACTCGATCAACCTACCTGTCACTTATCTTTAGAAGTAGAAATACAGGTACCCTGCATACAGTGTTTCAAAGAGTGTAACTTAACCTATACTTGTCGGGGCCAAATTTAGTAAGCAATGTAACATAAAAAAGTACACTTTTAACATCcgaaaatcatgaaaaattacaaaaaatcatgaaaaattctatgttgtcaaggcgcCAGGCAGCGGCGAGCGCCTAGGCAGACGTTGGCGaggcctaggcaaaaaaggcgacaatttttttttagttacgttaatatgtcaagttattttaattaactATTACTAATGTTTGAAATAtggagagtagtaatataacaagcataatcaacttaaacaatcaaaatttaattgttaaaaaaaaaaaaaactagatctaatctctagaagaaggaaCACAAATCCacaagaaggctttaatccatTTGTACTTAAGGAAAgacataaccatactaatgtatacatataacatgcaTGAGGTATCCCGATACTGTATAACAGATTAAGtgactaacagtatatacatataaaaaagtATACATATCAcaacataatcaacataacaatacataaaaatacgTAATCAATGCGACATAACGTACATAgcaatatatactcaattaagaaacctTAGTTGAAAGGGAATGTGACTTTTCACGTCCCAATGGACTAGGCGTGTTGGAGCCTAGGCCAGCCTAGGCGAATTTAGGTGCCAACACATATCCTGTTACCTAAGTCACCACTTAGGCGAAGGGTGTGGACTCATGTTAGTCCATGCCTAGGCAAGGCTTAGGCGAGACCTTAACAACAtaagaaaaatttacaaaaaacaagggcaaaacaaaaagaatgtttCCTACGAAAAGCATGAATTCCATAAATATAAGTTACAAAAGGAAATAGCAACAAACAGGAGACACCAGTTTAAAGAAATATAGCAATTAAAGTGCCTCTACTGATGACTATAAGGACAAAATCCCTACTATATTACTCTAAGAGTAAAACTTTAAGTAAATATTCTAAAAATCAAACCCCCCTAATAACAAATTCCTTAGACTAACCGAAGAGGGAATGTAAGAAACATGGACACACCAATAAAGGTACCACAGCTGCGCTCATGTAGCAAGGGTGCAGATGTGATCAACAAGTTGGGGGCAGTCAGCAGACCGGTTGGTCAAATAACTTGGTCAAGGGCCATGGCGCCTCCAAAATTCAGAtgtaaaaaattgagaaaaaaagcATGAACTTCTGCAGTGTTTCTAACTTTctacaaatctctctctctctctcttttgctctctttatctctcttacacacatgcatgcatgcttgtGGCAACAAAAGGAgacaaaagaagatgaaaaaggaggagaagggagagagtgagagggagggaagggggggggggggggagagacgAGAAGGGAGGGAATGGTCCcctcttctctttgttttaacTTTTCTGAGGGTCAATTTTAAGCAAGAAAAGTATTGTATACTCAGATGGCACCACACTCAAACCTTGAGCCCATAgccatacttatatatatctcTACATACGTAGATAtagatatgtatgtatgtatgtatgtataattgTATGTATAAAGGAGAATTGAAATCTGCATGTTGCCAAATGTAGAGGATGGcaaaacatttaaaaactgTAGCTGAAAAGGATATTGCTAAAACCACCATAAACTGTCGCTATACTATAAACCATCAGTAACACTCCCTAGCAACTGCTTTTTAGCGACcgttttttaaattatttgtcaTCCAGCAACATCTAGCAGTCGGCAGATTTCAattgttcttatatatatatatatatacatacatatatatatatatatatatatatatatatatatatatatatagtaattatgtgtatatataaaatggaaaagttaGTAACATATTCATTATTTGTTACAATTACATCATTAATATAAGTATAAAATATCCATCTTTTATGTGATAGTTGAAGTTTGATAGAGTGTATAGACACATATACAAACAATTTTTATATCATTTACATAGTATTTTGTGtaatacacacacactatatacaTGAGTAACTCACCTGCGACTTGGGCGAGTCAGCCAAAACTTGTCGACTGAGCAAAAACTCATCAACTTGGTCATGCCATGACTCTGATGAGTTTTGACATTTCCTGACTTTCGCATTCTATAACCAGGTTGTGCACTGACTCATGGAGTCCCCTTAGTTGACCAAATTTTTAAACCTTGAGATCAAAAGTAAGTTTCACAGTTGTTTAACTAGTACCTTCTGGAAAAAATATCTAATTTATAAGTCAAAATGTTATACCTCTAATGGTGAAAAGTTGAAAAACTGTCTTCAAGCAATTTGATGTCCCAAGCATGAAATTGAACCCCAATTGgtgttttttattgtcaaatatGCAATATCTCCCCCACGCTGAACTCCTAACGGGTGTGTTTGATGACCTCGGATCTCATATCCGAGGTCAGATCTCCCCATGAGATTTTCACTTTTAACAAGCAGTGAATCTCAAAT
This window of the Nymphaea colorata isolate Beijing-Zhang1983 chromosome 2, ASM883128v2, whole genome shotgun sequence genome carries:
- the LOC116247276 gene encoding acetyl-coenzyme A synthetase, chloroplastic/glyoxysomal-like, with the protein product MGLSAFQFRLLIRGGVPGFPTPPTNGSANPRSVTPFPSSPATASARTLRSPMASGNSNGKRARIFSEHHLRHVESMSVLPSGAGTISRLNAVILGESLASEEDDLVFPSPDFTKQALVSSPEQYMRMYARSIEDPSGFWSEMASEFYWKERWGMEVFSENLDVRKGRVSIEWFKGGKTNICYNALDRQIESGNGDKIALYWEGNEPGEDGKMTYNELLQNVCQLSNFLKDVGVQKGDAVVIYLPMLMELPAAMLACARIGAVHSVVFAGFSAESLAQRIIDCKPKVVITCNAVRRGPKTIYLKDIVDSALAESTKSGASIDVCLVYENKSALKREATKWQEERDMWWQDTIPQYSTECAVEWVDAEDPLFLLYTSGSTGKPKGVLHTTGGYMIYTAATFKYAFDYKPTDIYWCTADCGWITGHSYVTYGPLLNGATVLVYEGAPNYPNAGRCWEIVDKYGVTIFYTAPTLVRSLMREGDEFVNQYSRKSLRVLGSVGEPINPSAWRWFFNVVGDARCPISDTWWQTETGGFMILPLPGAWPQKPGSATFPFFGVQPVIVDEKGNEIEGECNGYLCIKRSWPGAFRTLYGDHERYETTYFKPFQGYYFTGDGCSRDKDGYYWLTGRVDDVINVSGHRIGTAEVESALVSHPQCAEAAVVGVEHEVKGQGIYAFVTLVDGVQYSEELRKSLIMTVRSQIGAFAAPDAIHWAPGLPKTRSGKIMRRILRKIASRQLEDLGDTSTLADPGIVEQLIALIDH